From one Orcinus orca chromosome 10, mOrcOrc1.1, whole genome shotgun sequence genomic stretch:
- the LOC101280045 gene encoding mitotic checkpoint serine/threonine-protein kinase BUB1 beta-like has protein sequence MAVAASFADMAVWGPIIDDSCEATHSSGFSGSSASVASTSSIKCLQIPEKLELTSETTDSPTQSPWCSQYHRQLLKSQPELSTSAEFFVEDRPMPNLEIEKEIELDNEDYCIKQEYLLCEDHKLFWVTPRNSAELTIIKVSSQPVPWDFYINFKLKERLNKECDNLCRWYQYQDGCIVWHQYINCFTLQDLLQYSDFMTHEMTVLIIYNLLTMVEKLHKAEIVHGDLSPRSLILRNRIHDPYDCNKNNQALKIVDFSYSVDLRAQLDVFNLSGFQTVQILEGQKILANCSSPYLFGIADLAHLLLFKEHLQVFWDGSLWKVSQNISELKGGELWNKFFVRILNARDESTVSVLRELAAEMNRVFDTTFQSHLNKALWKVGKLISPGAFLFQQDMQSSFSQIPA, from the coding sequence TTTGGGGCCCAATTATTGATGACAGCTGTGAAGCCACACACTCCTCTGGGTTCTCCggatcttctgcctcagttgcaAGCACCTCCTCCATCAAATGTCTTCAAATTCCTGAGAAACTGGAGCTCACTAGCGAGACTACAGACAGCCCTACTCAGTCACCCTGGTGTTCACAGTACCACAGACAACTGCTAAAATCCCAACCAGAGCTGAGTACCTCTGCAGAGTTTTTCGTAGAAGATAGACCAATGCCTAATTTGGAAATAGAGAAGGAAATTGAATTAGACAATGAGGATTACTGCATTAAACAAGAATACCTGTTATGCGAAGACCATAAATTATTCTGGGTGACGCCACGAAACTCTGCAGAGTTAACCATAATAAAGGTATCTTCTCAACCTGTCCCATGGGACTTTTATATCAACTTCAAGTTAAAGGAACGTTTAAATAAGGAGTGTGATAATTTGTGTCGCTGGTATCAATACCAAGATGGCTGTATCGTTTGGCACCAATATATAAACTGCTTCACCCTTCAGGATCTTCTTCAATACAGTGACTTTATGACCCATGAAATGACAGTGTTGATTATTTATAACCTCTTGACAATGGTGGAGAAACTACACAAAGCAGAAATAGTCCATGGTGACTTGAGTCCAAGGAGTCTGATTCTTAGAAACAGAATCCACGATCCCTATGATTGTAATAAGAACAATCAAGCTCTGAAGATAGTGGACTTTTCCTACAGTGTTGACCTTAGGGCACAGCTAGACGTTTTTAACCTCAGCGGCTTTCAGACTGTACAGATCCTGGAAGGACAAAAGATCCTGGCTAACTGTTCTTCTCCCTATCTGTTTGGTATAGCAGATTTAGCACATTTACTATTGTTCAAGGAACACCTGCAGGTCTTCTGGGATGGGTCCCTCTGGAAAGTTAGCCAAAATATTTCTGAGCTAAAAGGTGGTGAACTGTGGAATAAATTCTTTGTGCGGATTCTGAATGCCAGGGATGAGTCCACAGTGTCTGTTCTGCGGGAACTTGCGGCAGAAATGAATAGGGTGTTTGACACCACATTCCAAAGTCACCTGAACAAAGCTTTATGGAAGGTAGGGAAGTTAATCAGTCCTGGGGCTTTCCTCTTCCAGCAAGATATGCAGTCAAGTTTCTCACAGATTCCTGCCTAA